A genomic stretch from Hemibagrus wyckioides isolate EC202008001 linkage group LG20, SWU_Hwy_1.0, whole genome shotgun sequence includes:
- the LOC131371045 gene encoding macrophage mannose receptor 1-like, with product MVTMWVLLLLLSASSPPVHSLLTSLHFIPGDMIYTEAREACREKYTDLVTVYSDEENTELYNRMIKDGISYSWIGLYRGQFSEKWSNGDPVTFRNLTGDCGTSDCCAAMKPDGSWESLQCRGTRYFMCYEEDASSQTPNYHLIPETKTWYEAQHYCRQIYTDLVSIRDQQHNEEVKIKGLNSTMSFWIGLLQDDWQWTDGGNSTYRNWAIGEPSSSPSDCVILRKEELRWCSVPCDNIHSALCSNTSIHVSEVTLSWEKALDYCQEENRAGILIIDSQAEQETLESELMKRRVPPGSLWVGLGPKRVSELKVSSGPLTCEDVERQTEAQQSHCTADTHTAEAAPDYVMDSTELRVVCQLK from the exons ATGGTAACCATGTGGGTCCTGCTCCTCCTGCTCTCag CTTCTTCTCCTCCAGTCCACAGTCTCCTCACTTCACTCCATTTCATTCCGGGTGACATGATTTACACTGAGGCTCGGGAAGCTTGCAGAGAAAAATACACCGACCTCGTCACTGTGTACTCTGATGAAGAAAACACTGAACTTTATAACAGGATGATAAAGGATGGTATCAGTTACAGCTGGATCGGACTCTATCGTGGTCAGTTCAGTGAGAAATGGTCTAATGGTGATCCTGTAACATTCAGAAATCTGACAGGGGATTGTGGGACATCAGACTGCTGTGCTGCTATGAAGCCTGATGGttcatgggaaagtcttcagtgCAGAGGGACAAGATATTTCATGTGTTATGAAGAAG ATGCTTCCTCACAGACTCCTAATTATCATCTAATCCCTGAGACTAAGACCTGGTATGAAGCTCAGCATTACTGCAGACAGATATACACTGACCTGGTCAGCATCAGAGATCAGCAGCACAATGAAGAGGTGAAGATTAAAGGGTTAAACAGCACCATGTCCTTCTGGATCGGCCTGCTGCAGGATGACTGGCAGTGGACTGATGGAGGAAACTCCACCTACAGAAACTGGGCTATCGGAgaaccttcatcatcaccatccgaCTGTGTAATACTGAGGAAGGAAGAATTGAGATGGTGCTCAGTCCCGTGCGATAATATTCACTCTGCTCTGTGCTCCAACA CTTCCATCCATGTGAGTGAAGTGACTCTGAGCTGGGAGAAAGCTCTGGATTACTGTCAGGAAGAGAACAGAGCTGGAATTCTGATCATCGATTCTCAGGCTGAACAGGAAACATTGGAGTCTGAGCTCATGAAGAGGCGTGTCCCTCCAGGGTCTCTGTGGGTGGGGCTCGGCCCGAAGCGCGTCTCCGAGCTGAAGGTGTCGTCCGGTCCGCTGACCTGCGAGGacgtagagagacagacagaagctcAGCAGTCTCACTGcactgctgacacacacactgcagaagcAGCACCTGATTATGTGATGGACTCCACTGAACTTAGAGTCGTGTGTCAGTTGAAGTAA